The window CTGGTTTCCAGCACGAACCCCATGTTACTGGAGGTGGTAAAGCAGCTGTAGAGCATCCATCCTTCAAATGGGTCAATATAATACTTGGTAACTTAAAAAATGCGCTCAAAGGTACTTATCATGCAATTAATCGCAAGCATGTTCCGCGGTACCTGGCAGAATTTCAGTACAGATTCAATCGCCGATATGATCTGCCGTCCATGATTCACAGACTGATTTATGTTGCTCTTAGGACTCCACCCATGCCATCAACCATGCTTTCTATGGCTGAAGCAGAGTGGTAATCAGAATAATTTATGACTGTAACCAATTTATATAGTTCAGATGCTCTGAACAAAGGCCTTGAACGCTATCTGAAACCAGAGGCTCAAAAAAAACTCGGCGCCGCCATAATTGGCATTGCAGGAGCAGGTGGCCTTGGTTCCAATGTTGCCGCCCATCTTGTCAGAAGCGGGGTCAAGAATTTTGTGATTGCTGATTTTGACCGAGTTGAGGCGTCCAATCTTAACCGTCAGTTTTTCTTCCCTGATCAGATCGGGAAATTCAAGGTCGATGCTTTGGCGGAAAACCTTTTGCGCATAGCTCCTGATATTAATCTGAAACTTTATCCTGAAAGATTGACATATGGGAATACCAGACAGATTTTTGAAGACTGCTCTGCCATTATTGAGGCATTTGATGATCCAAAATCAAAAAAAATGCTGGTTGAAAGTTTCATGAATACTGATCGGTTTCTTGTTGTGGCATCAGGCATAGGTGGATACGGATCTCCTGACACAATAAAAGCAAGAAAGATCAAAGAAAACTTTTATATCGTCGGAGATGGACAAACTGCTTCAGACAAAACTATTCCGCCGATGTCTCCAAGGGTGGGACTGGCTGCCGCAATTCAGGCGGATCTTATTCTTATGTATTTTATTGGGACATTAACCGGCAAGGAAGCCAATAAAGAATGCAATCATGATAAATAAAAAAATATACAGGATAATAGACGCAAACCTGAACAGAACAGCAGAAGGGTTGAGGGTAATCGAAGATCTCATGAGATTTGCCTTTAATCGCCCTGACCTGTCCGCAGCACTAAGAAATCTCAGGCACAGCATAAGAAAAGCATCTTCATCAATGTTCGATTACGGAATCCTTTCAAGGGACTCCCAGAATGATCCTGGCCTTGCAGTTTCCCAAGCTTCAAAAAACGATGATAAAGCCAGTATCAGGGATCTTATTATAGG is drawn from Desulforegula conservatrix Mb1Pa and contains these coding sequences:
- a CDS encoding transposase produces the protein GFQHEPHVTGGGKAAVEHPSFKWVNIILGNLKNALKGTYHAINRKHVPRYLAEFQYRFNRRYDLPSMIHRLIYVALRTPPMPSTMLSMAEAEW
- the thiF gene encoding sulfur carrier protein ThiS adenylyltransferase ThiF, which encodes MTVTNLYSSDALNKGLERYLKPEAQKKLGAAIIGIAGAGGLGSNVAAHLVRSGVKNFVIADFDRVEASNLNRQFFFPDQIGKFKVDALAENLLRIAPDINLKLYPERLTYGNTRQIFEDCSAIIEAFDDPKSKKMLVESFMNTDRFLVVASGIGGYGSPDTIKARKIKENFYIVGDGQTASDKTIPPMSPRVGLAAAIQADLILMYFIGTLTGKEANKECNHDK